In a genomic window of Streptococcus oralis subsp. tigurinus:
- a CDS encoding TRZ/ATZ family protein, producing the protein MKVYQHVNIVTCDQDFHVHLDGILAVKNSQIFYVGQEKQEILDQAEQIIDYQGAWMMPGLVNCHTHSAMTGLRGIRDDSNLHEWLNDYIWPAEAGFTPDMTTKTVKEALTEMLQSGTTTFNDMYNPNGVDIERIYQAVKASKMRCYFSPTLFSSETETTAETISRTRSIIEEILEYKNPNFKVMVAPHSPYSCNQDLLQASLDMAKELNIPIHIHVAETKEESGIILKRYGKRPLAFLEELGYLDHPSVFAHGVELNEREIERLATSHVAIAHNPISNLKLASGIAPIIQLQKAGVAVGIATDSVASNNNLDMFEEGRTAALLQKMKSGDASQFPIETALKALTIEGAKVLGMEKQIGSLEVGKQADFLVIQPKGKIHLQPQENMLSHLVYAVKSSDVDDVYIAGEQVVKQGKVLTVEI; encoded by the coding sequence ATGAAAGTCTATCAGCATGTAAATATCGTGACTTGTGACCAAGATTTCCATGTGCATCTGGATGGTATCTTGGCTGTTAAGAATTCTCAAATCTTCTATGTTGGTCAAGAGAAGCAAGAGATTCTAGATCAAGCTGAGCAGATTATAGACTATCAGGGAGCCTGGATGATGCCTGGTTTGGTCAATTGTCACACCCATTCAGCTATGACAGGCTTGAGAGGGATCAGAGATGATAGCAATCTCCATGAATGGCTCAATGACTATATCTGGCCAGCAGAAGCAGGCTTTACTCCTGACATGACTACCAAGACGGTCAAAGAGGCTCTGACAGAGATGCTCCAGTCAGGAACAACAACCTTCAATGATATGTATAATCCCAATGGTGTGGATATTGAAAGAATTTATCAGGCAGTCAAGGCATCTAAGATGCGTTGTTATTTCTCACCGACCCTCTTTTCTTCAGAGACAGAAACGACTGCTGAGACTATAAGCAGAACACGATCCATTATAGAAGAAATCTTAGAATATAAAAATCCAAATTTCAAGGTTATGGTAGCACCCCATTCTCCATACAGTTGTAATCAAGACTTGCTGCAAGCGAGTTTAGACATGGCAAAAGAGCTGAATATTCCTATCCATATCCATGTAGCGGAGACCAAGGAGGAATCAGGAATTATCCTCAAACGATACGGTAAACGCCCCCTCGCCTTTCTAGAAGAACTAGGTTACTTAGATCATCCGTCTGTCTTTGCTCACGGGGTTGAACTAAACGAGAGAGAAATTGAACGCTTGGCAACTTCTCATGTGGCTATCGCCCACAATCCTATCAGTAATCTAAAACTGGCCTCAGGAATCGCTCCAATCATCCAACTCCAAAAAGCAGGAGTAGCAGTGGGAATTGCGACTGACTCGGTTGCTTCCAATAATAATCTAGATATGTTTGAGGAAGGACGGACCGCAGCTCTCTTACAGAAAATGAAGAGTGGAGATGCCAGCCAGTTTCCAATCGAGACAGCCCTTAAGGCACTGACAATCGAAGGGGCTAAGGTTCTAGGAATGGAAAAGCAGATAGGAAGTCTAGAAGTCGGCAAGCAGGCAGATTTTCTGGTTATTCAACCTAAGGGAAAAATCCATCTTCAACCTCAGGAAAATATGCTTTCTCACCTCGTATACGCAGTTAAATCCAGTGATGTTGATGATGTCTATATTGCAGGAGAGCAGGTTGTCAAGCAAGGCAAAGTTTTGACAGTAGAAATTTAA
- the rplL gene encoding 50S ribosomal protein L7/L12, translating into MALNIENIITEIKEASILELNDLVKAIEEEFGVTAAAPVAVAAAGAADAGAAKDSFDVELTAAGDKKVGVIKAVREITGLGLKEAKELVDGAPGVIKEGVPTAEAEEIKAKLEEAGASVTLK; encoded by the coding sequence ATGGCATTGAACATTGAGAACATTATTACTGAAATTAAAGAAGCTTCAATCCTTGAATTGAACGACCTTGTAAAAGCTATCGAAGAAGAATTTGGTGTAACTGCAGCTGCTCCTGTAGCTGTAGCTGCAGCTGGTGCTGCTGACGCTGGTGCTGCTAAAGACTCATTTGACGTTGAATTGACAGCTGCTGGTGACAAAAAAGTTGGCGTTATCAAAGCTGTACGTGAAATCACTGGTCTTGGACTTAAAGAAGCTAAAGAACTTGTTGATGGTGCACCAGGTGTTATCAAAGAAGGCGTTCCAACTGCAGAGGCTGAAGAAATCAAAGCTAAATTGGAAGAAGCTGGAGCTTCAGTTACTCTTAAATAA
- the thrB gene encoding homoserine kinase yields MKIIVPATSANIGPGFDSVGVAVTKYLQIEVCEERDEWLIEHQIGKWIPHDERNLLLKIALQIAPDLQPRRLKMTSDVPLARGLGSSSSVIVAGIELANQLGKLNLSNHDKLQLATKIEGHPDNVAPAIYGNLVVASSVDGEVSAIVADFPECDFLAYIPNYELRTRDSRGVLPKKLSYKEAVAASSIANVAVAALLAGDMVTAGQAIEGDLFHERYRQDLVREFATIKQVAKENSAYATYLSGAGPTVMVLASHDKMPKIKAELQKQSFKGKLHDLKVDTQGVRVETK; encoded by the coding sequence ATGAAGATTATTGTACCTGCAACCAGTGCCAATATTGGGCCAGGTTTTGACTCGGTCGGTGTAGCTGTTACCAAGTATCTTCAAATTGAGGTCTGTGAAGAACGGGATGAGTGGTTGATTGAACACCAGATTGGTAAATGGATTCCCCATGACGAGCGTAATCTCTTGCTTAAGATTGCCTTGCAAATTGCACCTGACTTGCAACCGAGACGCTTGAAAATGACCAGTGATGTTCCCTTGGCGCGTGGTTTGGGTTCTTCTAGCTCGGTTATCGTTGCTGGGATTGAACTAGCTAACCAGCTGGGCAAGCTCAACTTATCTAACCACGACAAATTGCAGCTGGCGACCAAGATTGAAGGGCATCCTGACAATGTGGCTCCAGCTATCTATGGTAATCTTGTTGTTGCGAGCTCTGTTGACGGAGAAGTTTCTGCTATCGTAGCAGACTTCCCAGAGTGTGATTTTTTAGCTTATATTCCCAACTATGAACTGCGTACCCGAGACAGTCGTGGTGTCCTTCCTAAGAAATTGTCCTACAAGGAAGCTGTTGCAGCTAGTTCTATCGCCAATGTGGCCGTTGCAGCCTTGTTAGCAGGAGATATGGTGACTGCTGGGCAAGCAATCGAGGGGGACCTCTTCCATGAGCGCTATCGTCAAGACCTAGTGAGAGAATTTGCGACGATTAAGCAAGTAGCCAAAGAGAATAGTGCCTATGCAACCTATCTCTCTGGTGCCGGACCGACAGTTATGGTCTTGGCTTCTCACGACAAGATGCCGAAGATTAAGGCAGAATTGCAAAAGCAGTCTTTCAAAGGCAAACTTCATGATTTGAAAGTTGACACCCAAGGTGTCCGTGTCGAAACAAAGTAA
- a CDS encoding replication initiator protein A, whose translation MKRITANQYQTSERYYKLPKILFEDEKYMDMKLEVKVAYSILKDRLELSLSRGWIDEEGAVYLVFSNSKLMRLLGCSKSKLLSIKKTLKEYDLIDEVQQSSSEKGRLANKIYLGELSSTPVGNSNRPSVKKRLGQVENQTAPVSHSAPSETEVSETKYSETDSLFIEDEEDRNTQPILKRKVEKVTKYDRDYIWGLVQDQFRREGFSETASEIAMTDFEKIYQYALDNVRFVRRAEVLAEFVFNGLYSVWNNRVRKGGG comes from the coding sequence ATGAAACGAATTACCGCAAATCAATACCAAACTTCAGAACGGTATTATAAATTACCTAAAATTCTTTTTGAGGATGAGAAATATATGGATATGAAACTAGAAGTAAAGGTGGCTTATTCTATTTTAAAAGATCGTTTAGAATTATCTCTCAGTCGTGGTTGGATAGATGAAGAAGGCGCGGTCTATTTAGTATTTTCTAATTCTAAACTGATGAGGCTGTTAGGTTGTTCGAAGTCAAAATTACTGTCCATCAAAAAAACTCTTAAAGAATATGACTTAATTGATGAAGTTCAACAGTCTTCAAGTGAGAAAGGAAGACTAGCTAATAAGATTTATTTAGGGGAATTATCTTCTACCCCAGTAGGTAATTCAAACAGGCCTAGTGTTAAAAAAAGACTAGGGCAGGTTGAAAATCAAACGGCCCCCGTCTCACATTCAGCCCCTAGTGAGACTGAAGTTAGTGAGACTAAATATAGTGAGACTGATTCTTTATTTATTGAGGATGAGGAGGATAGGAATACTCAACCTATCTTGAAAAGAAAAGTAGAAAAGGTCACAAAATATGATCGAGATTATATTTGGGGATTGGTACAAGATCAATTTAGACGCGAAGGTTTTTCTGAAACAGCCAGTGAAATTGCTATGACTGATTTTGAGAAAATCTATCAGTATGCTCTAGATAATGTCCGCTTTGTTAGACGTGCGGAAGTGCTTGCTGAATTTGTGTTTAACGGCTTGTATTCTGTTTGGAATAACCGTGTTAGAAAAGGAGGTGGTTAA
- the dcm gene encoding DNA (cytosine-5-)-methyltransferase, with translation MKFIDLFSGIGGFRLGMESVGHECIGFCEIDKFARESYKSIFQTEGEIEFHDIRNVSDDEFKKLRGKVDIICGGFPCQAFSIAGRRLGFEDTRGTLFFEIARAAKQIQPRFLFLENVKGLLNHDKGRTFTTILTTLDELGFDVEWQVLNSKDFGVPQNRERVFIIGHSRKKGTRLLFPFRREGQATNSEILKTLGNLNPSKSGMSGKVYYSEGLAPTLVRGKGEGFKIAIPCMTPDRLDKRQNGRRFKENQEPMFTLNTQDRHGIVVVGDLPTSFKETGRVYGSEGLSPTLTTMQGGDKIPKILIPEPIQFLKVREATKKGYAQAEIGDSINLERPSSQYRRGRVGKGIANTLTTSGQMGVVGSYEGEDKQVYHVAGVLIDGQFYRLRIRRITPKECFRLQGFPDWAFEAARKVSSNSQLYKQAGNSVTVPVIAAIAKKLKEIEEKDESIK, from the coding sequence ATGAAATTTATTGATTTATTTTCAGGTATCGGTGGTTTTCGACTAGGAATGGAAAGTGTCGGACACGAGTGTATTGGATTTTGTGAGATTGATAAATTTGCTAGAGAATCTTATAAATCCATTTTTCAAACGGAAGGAGAAATAGAATTTCATGACATACGAAATGTTTCAGATGATGAATTTAAAAAACTTAGAGGGAAAGTCGATATCATCTGTGGGGGATTCCCTTGTCAAGCATTTTCAATCGCAGGAAGACGATTGGGATTTGAAGATACTAGAGGAACTTTGTTCTTTGAAATTGCTCGGGCGGCCAAACAAATCCAACCACGTTTTCTTTTTCTTGAAAATGTTAAAGGCCTACTCAATCACGATAAGGGACGGACGTTCACCACAATCCTTACCACACTTGATGAGTTGGGGTTTGATGTTGAGTGGCAGGTGCTTAACAGTAAGGATTTTGGCGTTCCCCAAAACAGAGAGAGGGTGTTTATTATCGGACATTCTAGAAAGAAAGGTACCAGACTCTTATTTCCTTTCAGACGAGAAGGTCAAGCAACTAACTCTGAGATTTTAAAAACATTAGGAAATTTGAATCCATCAAAAAGTGGAATGAGCGGTAAAGTTTATTATTCAGAAGGTCTTGCGCCAACCTTAGTTCGTGGGAAAGGAGAAGGATTTAAGATTGCGATTCCTTGTATGACACCAGACAGATTAGACAAGAGACAAAATGGTAGACGCTTTAAGGAAAATCAAGAGCCGATGTTTACTTTAAATACTCAGGATCGTCATGGCATTGTCGTTGTTGGAGATTTACCCACTAGCTTTAAGGAGACCGGTCGCGTCTATGGAAGTGAGGGCTTATCTCCAACACTGACTACGATGCAAGGAGGAGATAAAATTCCCAAAATACTGATTCCAGAACCAATCCAATTTTTAAAAGTCAGGGAAGCAACTAAAAAAGGATACGCTCAAGCAGAGATTGGAGATTCAATCAATTTGGAAAGACCAAGTTCTCAGTATCGGCGTGGTAGAGTTGGAAAAGGTATAGCGAATACGTTAACAACTAGTGGTCAAATGGGAGTAGTGGGTAGCTATGAAGGAGAAGATAAACAAGTTTATCATGTAGCTGGTGTCTTGATAGATGGACAATTTTACCGTCTGAGGATACGACGAATCACTCCTAAAGAGTGTTTTCGCTTGCAGGGCTTTCCTGATTGGGCTTTTGAAGCTGCGAGAAAAGTCTCTAGTAATAGTCAGCTCTATAAACAAGCTGGTAATAGTGTAACCGTTCCTGTGATTGCCGCGATCGCAAAGAAATTAAAAGAAATAGAGGAAAAAGATGAAAGCATTAAATAA
- a CDS encoding ABC transporter ATP-binding protein translates to MKHLLSYFKSYIKESILAPLFKLLEAVFELLVPMVIAGIVDQSLPQRDQGHLWMQIGLLLIFAVIGVLVALIAQFYSAKAAVGFAKELTDDLYRHILSLPKDSRDRLTTSSLVTRLTSDTYQIQTGINQFLRLFLRAPIIVFGAIFMAYRISAELTFWFVVMVFILTLVIVGLSRLVNPLYSDLRKKTDQLVQETRQQLQGMRVIRAFGQEKRELQIFQTLNQVYARLQEKTGFWSSLLTPLTYLIVNGTLLVIIWQGYISIQGGLLSQGALIALINYLLQILVELVKLAMLINSLNQSYISAKRIEEVFAQAPEHIHSELEQKQVTSNQVLQVQELTFTYPDAAQPSLRDISFDMTQGETLGIIGGTGSGKSSLVQVLLGLYPTDRGSISLYRDGSSPRNLEEWRSWIAYVPQKVELFKGTIRSNLTLGFNREVSDQELWQALEIAQAKDFVSEKEGLLDALVEGGGRNFSGGQKQRLSIARAVLRQAPFLILDDATSALDTITESKLLKAIRENLPNTSLILISQRTSTLQMADQILLLEKGELLAVGKHEELMQTSQVYREINASQHGKED, encoded by the coding sequence ATGAAACATTTACTATCTTACTTCAAATCCTATATCAAGGAATCCATTTTAGCACCCTTGTTCAAGCTACTTGAAGCTGTTTTTGAGCTCTTGGTTCCCATGGTGATTGCTGGGATTGTTGACCAGTCCTTGCCCCAGAGAGATCAAGGGCATCTCTGGATGCAGATTGGCCTGCTCCTTATCTTTGCAGTGATTGGCGTTTTAGTAGCCTTGATTGCTCAATTTTATTCAGCAAAGGCAGCGGTAGGTTTTGCCAAAGAATTGACAGACGATCTTTATCGTCATATTCTTTCTTTACCCAAGGACAGCAGAGACCGTTTGACAACTTCTAGCTTGGTGACTCGCTTGACTTCGGATACCTACCAGATTCAGACTGGTATCAATCAATTCCTGCGTCTCTTTTTACGAGCGCCTATCATCGTTTTTGGTGCTATTTTTATGGCCTATCGCATCTCAGCTGAACTGACTTTCTGGTTCGTGGTCATGGTTTTCATTTTGACTCTTGTCATTGTAGGACTCTCTAGACTGGTCAATCCTCTCTACAGTGATCTCAGAAAGAAAACAGACCAACTGGTTCAAGAAACGCGCCAGCAATTACAAGGGATGCGAGTTATTCGTGCCTTTGGACAAGAAAAACGTGAATTACAGATTTTTCAAACCCTTAACCAAGTTTATGCTAGATTACAAGAGAAAACAGGTTTCTGGTCTAGTTTATTAACACCTCTGACCTATCTGATTGTGAATGGAACTCTCCTCGTCATCATCTGGCAGGGCTATATTTCGATTCAAGGAGGTTTACTCAGCCAAGGTGCTCTCATTGCCCTTATCAACTATCTCTTGCAGATCTTGGTGGAATTGGTCAAGCTAGCTATGTTGATCAATTCTCTCAATCAGTCCTATATCTCAGCTAAGCGAATCGAGGAAGTCTTTGCTCAAGCTCCAGAACACATCCATTCAGAGTTAGAACAAAAACAAGTTACCAGCAATCAGGTTTTACAAGTTCAAGAACTGACCTTTACCTATCCTGATGCAGCCCAGCCTTCTCTAAGAGATATTTCCTTTGATATGACTCAAGGGGAAACCCTTGGTATCATTGGGGGAACGGGTTCGGGTAAGTCAAGCTTGGTGCAAGTCTTACTTGGTCTTTATCCAACAGATAGAGGAAGCATTTCCCTTTATCGAGATGGATCTAGTCCTCGTAATTTGGAGGAATGGCGGTCATGGATTGCCTACGTGCCCCAAAAGGTCGAACTCTTTAAGGGAACTATTCGTTCCAACTTGACTCTGGGTTTTAATCGAGAGGTGTCTGACCAAGAACTCTGGCAGGCCTTGGAAATCGCGCAAGCTAAGGATTTTGTCAGTGAAAAGGAAGGACTCTTAGACGCCCTAGTTGAGGGAGGAGGGCGAAATTTCTCAGGCGGACAAAAACAAAGGCTGTCTATTGCACGTGCAGTCTTGCGCCAAGCTCCATTTCTCATCCTAGATGATGCGACCTCGGCCCTCGACACCATTACCGAGTCCAAGCTTTTGAAAGCTATCCGAGAAAATTTGCCAAATACAAGCTTAATCTTGATTTCTCAACGAACCTCAACTTTACAGATGGCAGACCAGATTCTCCTCTTGGAAAAAGGGGAGCTCCTAGCTGTTGGCAAGCACGAGGAATTGATGCAAACTAGTCAAGTCTATCGCGAAATCAATGCATCCCAACATGGAAAGGAGGACTAG
- a CDS encoding CPBP family intramembrane glutamic endopeptidase: MKRIIPVYIFQQVNVLLVSLYLLKLLCIGELTILQILYCASLISFLWMYGQRKQVVKVNMKTRMKWLGIGFVSLLIISLCFSLIHAQGTTNQANLIGLQHQVPWFSFLLFLINASMVEEFLYREILWNLVRKLDIRVALTSVLFALVHHPGTILAWCLYVSLGIFLGMVRYKSDLWGSMGLHLVWNLLVYSLLLF; encoded by the coding sequence ATGAAAAGAATAATTCCAGTTTATATATTCCAACAAGTAAATGTCTTATTGGTATCCCTATACTTACTGAAATTGCTTTGTATTGGTGAGTTAACCATACTACAGATTCTCTATTGTGCGTCGCTCATTTCTTTTTTATGGATGTATGGCCAACGAAAACAAGTGGTCAAGGTCAATATGAAAACTAGGATGAAATGGCTTGGTATTGGATTCGTTAGCCTACTGATTATAAGCCTATGTTTTAGTCTGATTCATGCTCAAGGAACCACGAATCAAGCAAACTTAATTGGACTTCAACATCAGGTTCCTTGGTTTTCATTTTTATTGTTCTTAATCAATGCGAGTATGGTTGAAGAATTTCTGTATCGAGAAATTTTATGGAACCTGGTCAGAAAATTAGATATTCGAGTTGCTTTGACAAGTGTTTTATTTGCCTTAGTACATCATCCAGGAACCATTCTAGCTTGGTGTTTATATGTTTCACTTGGGATCTTTTTAGGGATGGTGCGCTATAAATCGGACTTATGGGGAAGTATGGGTCTACATTTGGTGTGGAACCTACTAGTTTATAGTTTGCTGCTTTTTTAG
- a CDS encoding ABC transporter ATP-binding protein produces the protein MKRQTANQTLKCLAIDLASDPFLLFLAFLGTIAQVGLSIYLPILIGQVIDQVLVAGSSPVFWQIFIQMILVVIGNTLVQWANPLLYNRLIFSYTRDLRERIIHKLHRLPIAFVDRQGSGEMVSRVTTDIEQLAAGLTMIFNQFFIGVLMILVSILAMLQIHLLMTLLVLLLTPLSMVISRFIAKRSYHLFQKQTETRGIQTQLIEESLSQQTIIQSFNAQTEFIQRLHEANANYSGYSQSAIFYSSTVNPSTRFVNALIYALLAGVGAYRIMMGSTLTIGRLVTFLNYVQQYTKPFNDISSVLAELQSALACAERVYAVLESPEVAETGKEVLTSDQVKGAISFKQVSFGYNPERILIKDLSIDIPAGSKVAIVGPTGAGKSTLINLLMRFYPINSGDILLDGHSIYDYTRASLRQQFGMVLQETWLKQGTIHDNIAFGKPDASREQVIAAAKAANADFFIQQLPQGYDTKLENAGESLSVGQAQLLTIARVFLAIPKILILDEATSSIDTRTEVLVQDAFAKLMKGRTSFIIAHRLSTIQDADLILVLVDGDIVEHGNHQDLMARKGKYYQMQKAAAFSSE, from the coding sequence ATGAAACGACAAACCGCAAATCAGACGCTCAAATGTTTGGCCATAGATTTAGCAAGCGATCCCTTCCTCCTTTTCCTAGCCTTTCTAGGAACTATTGCCCAAGTTGGCTTATCAATTTACCTACCTATCTTGATTGGACAGGTCATTGACCAAGTTCTAGTGGCTGGTTCTTCACCAGTTTTTTGGCAAATTTTCATCCAGATGATCTTGGTAGTCATAGGAAATACTCTGGTACAATGGGCCAATCCTCTCCTTTATAATCGTCTAATTTTCTCTTATACCAGAGACTTGCGAGAGCGAATCATTCATAAGCTCCATCGTTTACCGATTGCTTTTGTGGACCGGCAGGGCAGTGGAGAGATGGTCAGTCGTGTGACCACAGACATAGAACAGCTGGCAGCCGGCTTGACCATGATTTTCAATCAATTTTTCATTGGCGTTTTGATGATTTTGGTTAGTATTCTAGCCATGCTCCAAATTCACCTCCTCATGACCCTCTTGGTCTTGCTGTTGACGCCCCTGTCCATGGTGATTTCACGCTTTATTGCAAAACGGTCTTATCATCTCTTCCAGAAACAAACAGAGACCAGGGGGATTCAGACTCAGTTGATTGAAGAATCGCTTAGCCAGCAAACTATTATCCAGTCTTTCAATGCTCAGACAGAGTTTATCCAAAGACTGCACGAGGCGAATGCCAACTACTCAGGCTATTCTCAGTCAGCTATCTTTTATTCATCAACGGTTAATCCTTCGACTCGCTTTGTCAATGCGCTCATTTATGCCCTTCTTGCTGGAGTGGGAGCCTATCGTATCATGATGGGGTCCACCTTGACCATTGGGCGTTTAGTGACTTTTTTGAATTACGTCCAACAGTACACCAAGCCCTTTAATGATATTTCTTCAGTACTAGCTGAATTGCAAAGTGCTCTCGCTTGCGCAGAGCGCGTCTATGCTGTCTTAGAAAGTCCAGAGGTGGCTGAAACAGGTAAGGAAGTCTTGACCAGTGACCAAGTCAAGGGAGCCATTTCCTTTAAACAGGTCTCTTTTGGCTACAATCCTGAAAGGATCTTGATTAAGGATTTGTCTATCGATATTCCAGCTGGTAGTAAGGTGGCCATCGTTGGTCCGACAGGTGCTGGTAAATCAACCCTCATCAATCTCCTCATGCGTTTTTATCCCATCAACTCGGGAGATATCTTGCTAGACGGTCACTCGATTTATGACTATACCCGAGCATCATTGAGACAGCAGTTTGGCATGGTGCTCCAAGAAACCTGGCTCAAGCAAGGGACCATTCATGACAATATTGCCTTTGGCAAACCGGATGCCAGTCGAGAGCAGGTGATTGCTGCTGCAAAAGCAGCCAATGCCGACTTTTTCATCCAACAGTTACCCCAAGGCTATGATACCAAACTGGAAAATGCAGGTGAATCTCTCTCTGTCGGTCAGGCTCAGCTTTTGACCATCGCGCGTGTTTTTCTAGCTATTCCCAAAATTCTCATCCTAGACGAGGCGACTTCCTCTATCGATACACGGACAGAAGTGCTGGTACAGGATGCCTTTGCCAAACTCATGAAGGGGCGAACAAGCTTTATCATTGCCCACCGCTTGTCTACCATTCAGGATGCGGATCTGATTCTAGTCTTGGTGGATGGTGATATCGTGGAGCATGGCAATCATCAGGATCTCATGGCCCGAAAGGGCAAGTACTACCAAATGCAAAAAGCGGCAGCATTTAGCTCTGAATAA
- the rplJ gene encoding 50S ribosomal protein L10 codes for MSEAIIAKKAELVDVVAEKMKAAASIVVVDARGLTVDQDTVLRRELRGSEVEYKVIKNSILRRAAEKAGLEELASVFVGPSAVAFSNEDVIAPAKILNDFAKNAEALEIKGGAIEGAVASKEEIVALATLPNREGLLSMLLSVLQAPVRNVAFAVKAVAESKEDAA; via the coding sequence ATGAGTGAAGCAATTATTGCTAAAAAAGCGGAACTAGTTGACGTGGTAGCTGAAAAAATGAAAGCTGCTGCATCTATCGTCGTTGTAGACGCTCGTGGTTTGACAGTTGATCAAGATACAGTTCTTCGTCGTGAGCTTCGTGGAAGCGAAGTTGAGTATAAAGTTATTAAAAACTCAATCTTGCGTCGTGCAGCTGAAAAAGCTGGTCTTGAAGAACTTGCATCAGTATTTGTTGGACCATCTGCAGTAGCATTTTCTAACGAAGATGTTATCGCACCAGCGAAAATCTTGAACGATTTTGCTAAAAACGCTGAAGCACTTGAAATCAAAGGTGGTGCAATCGAAGGCGCTGTCGCATCTAAAGAAGAAATCGTTGCTCTTGCAACTCTTCCAAACCGCGAAGGACTTCTTTCTATGCTCCTTTCTGTACTTCAAGCACCAGTGCGCAACGTTGCTTTTGCAGTCAAAGCGGTTGCAGAAAGCAAAGAAGACGCAGCTTAA
- the msrB gene encoding peptide-methionine (R)-S-oxide reductase MsrB: MSEIYLAGGCFWGLEEYFSRISGVLATSVGYANGQVETTNYQLLKETDHAETVQVIYDEKAVSLREILLYYFRVIDPLSINQQGNDRGRQYRTGIYYQDKADLPAIYTVVQEQERMLGRKIAVEVEKLRHYILAEDYHQDYLKKNPSGYCHIDVTDAEKPLIDASNYEKPSQEVLKESLTEESYRVTQEAATEAPFSNAYDQTFEEGIYVDITTGEPLFFAKDKFASGCGWPSFSRPISKELIHYYKDLSHEMERIEVRSRSGNAHLGHVFTDGPQELGGLRYCINSASLRFVAKDEMEEAGYGYLLPYLNK; this comes from the coding sequence ATGTCAGAAATTTATCTAGCAGGTGGTTGTTTTTGGGGCCTAGAGGAGTATTTTTCACGAATTTCTGGAGTGCTAGCAACCAGTGTCGGCTACGCTAATGGCCAAGTCGAAACGACCAATTACCAGTTGCTCAAGGAAACAGACCATGCAGAGACTGTTCAAGTGATTTATGATGAGAAGGCAGTGTCACTCAGAGAGATTTTGCTTTATTATTTCCGTGTTATTGATCCCTTGTCTATTAACCAACAAGGGAATGACCGTGGTCGCCAATATCGAACGGGGATCTATTATCAGGATAAAGCAGACTTGCCAGCTATCTACACAGTGGTGCAGGAGCAGGAGCGTATGCTGGGTCGAAAGATTGCAGTAGAGGTGGAGAAACTTCGCCACTACATTTTAGCAGAAGACTATCATCAAGACTATCTCAAGAAAAATCCTTCAGGTTATTGTCATATCGATGTGACGGATGCTGAGAAGCCATTGATTGACGCCTCTAACTATGAAAAGCCTAGTCAAGAGGTGTTAAAGGAAAGCTTAACTGAAGAGTCTTATCGTGTTACGCAAGAAGCTGCTACAGAGGCTCCATTTAGTAATGCTTATGACCAAACTTTTGAAGAGGGAATTTATGTAGACATCACGACAGGGGAGCCACTCTTTTTTGCTAAGGATAAGTTTGCCTCAGGTTGTGGTTGGCCAAGTTTTAGTCGTCCGATTTCTAAGGAGTTGATTCACTATTACAAGGACCTGAGCCATGAAATGGAGCGAATCGAGGTTCGTTCTCGGTCAGGAAATGCTCACTTGGGTCATGTTTTCACAGATGGACCTCAGGAATTAGGTGGCCTGCGGTACTGTATTAATTCTGCATCCTTGCGCTTTGTAGCCAAGGATGAGATGGAAGAAGCAGGATATGGCTATCTATTACCTTACTTAAACAAATAA
- a CDS encoding arsenate reductase family protein — MIDLYLSKNSQRNQLLLDFFQKYGIEVSCHSISEMTKDKLIEMMSYSSDCFEFLSPNLLRFKNRDNLRLTDFIEMILKNPELCIRLPLAVSNKRVYPNLNLEEARALLPRDTKQLIYMAQTHYLSS, encoded by the coding sequence ATGATTGATCTCTATCTAAGTAAAAATAGCCAAAGAAATCAACTTCTTTTGGATTTCTTTCAAAAGTATGGCATCGAGGTGTCTTGTCATTCGATTTCTGAAATGACAAAGGATAAATTAATTGAGATGATGAGCTATTCTTCAGATTGTTTTGAGTTTCTATCTCCCAATTTATTACGATTTAAGAACCGTGACAATCTAAGATTAACGGATTTCATTGAAATGATATTAAAAAATCCTGAACTATGCATCAGGCTTCCTCTTGCGGTTTCAAATAAGAGAGTTTATCCAAATCTGAATTTGGAAGAGGCTAGAGCTCTATTGCCAAGAGATACGAAACAATTGATTTACATGGCACAAACACATTATTTATCTAGTTAA